Proteins from one Kazachstania africana CBS 2517 chromosome 1, complete genome genomic window:
- the ENA5 gene encoding putative Na(+)-exporting P-type ATPase ENA5 (similar to Saccharomyces cerevisiae ENA1 (YDR040C); ancestral locus Anc_3.276): MVSYEGIDFHTFTIQETLDLLDTNDKTGLGNTIIYERLLEHGENSLGDDTKIDYKTMIIHQICNAMIMVLFISMIIAFAIKDWITGGVITFVLCINVVIGLFQEYKATKTMNSLKQLSSQNAHVIRNNGNSEIINSKDVVPGDIILVKVGDTIPADLRLIKTSNFETDEALLTGESFPVTKDAASIFPKREDIPVGDRLNLAYSSSTVIKGRARGIVIRTGLETEIGKIAKSLQSNVGLISKNSNFSFYKNLYITLKQSIGAFLGITIGTPLHRKLSLLAVILFGIAVIFAIVVLASQEFKVDQGVAVYAICVALSMIPSSLVVVLTITMSVGTGVMASRHVIVRKLDSLEALGSVNDICSDKTGTLTQGKMIAKQIWVPTFGTLHVVDSNDPINPEVGDINFVSKLSPWEFTHNDDEDVGISKNFRKMFNQKQLPSVELFKKWLNTATLANIATVFRDSHTNEWTAHGDPTEIAIQVFATRLDSTKPQLTGEKNKENNTESSESSEFTTPINDLFDSQYPFTHYSEFPFDSTIKRMSAVYKNNENKSFDVFSKGAFESMSKCCKYWYTDNAKVEELSEANLNFIMKNVEALSSEGLRVLAFATKSIPSQDINEDIKLKISKDRKFVETDLIFQGLIGIYDPPRPETAGAVKKFHNAGINVRMLTGDFPGTARAIALEIGILPRNLYHYSEEVKNIMVMTGSQFDHLTDEEIDQLPVLPLVIARCSPQTKVRMIEALHRRNAFCAMTGDGVNDSPSLKLANVGIAMGVNGSDVAKDASDIVLSDDNFASIFNAVEEGRRMSDNIQKFVLQLLAENVAQAIYLLCGLAFKGKDGKSVFPLSPVEVLWIIVVTSCFPAMGLGLEKAAPDLMDRPPNDSKAGIFTWEVIIDMMVYGVIMAVCCMASFTSVVYGVFDGYLGHNCNDKFTESCNEVFKGRSAAFATMTWCALILAWEVVDLRRSFFRMQPESDERVKDFFRDVWSNQFLFWSIVFGFVSTFPIVYIPVINTAVFLHTPSGAGWGFAFAFTTAFWICCELYKYAKRHYFRNGLRAINPEGDLEKRGIKDPFEAYSTSTTLQSDFLVREKA, from the coding sequence ATGGTCAGTTATGAAGGTATAGATTTCCATACTTTTACGATACAAGAGACTCTTGATCTCTTGGATACTAATGATAAAACTGGTTTAGGTAACACAATAATCTATGAAAGGCTATTGGAACATGGAGAAAACTCTCTAGGTGACGACACCAAGATTGACTATAAAACTATGATTATCCATCAAATTTGTAACGCAATGATCATGGTTCTCTTCATTTCTATGATAATAGCATTCGCCATCAAAGATTGGATCACAGGTGGTGTTATCACGTTTGTACTCTGTATAAATGTCGTTATAGGCCTCTTCCAAGAATATAAAGCTACAAAGACAATGAACTCACTGAAACAGCTAAGTTCACAAAACGCACACGTGATCAGAAATAACGGTAACAGTGAAATAATAAACTCTAAAGATGTGGTTCCAGgtgatattattttagTAAAAGTCGGTGATACCATTCCTGCTGATTTACGTTTGATAAAGACAAGTAATTTCGAAACTGATGAAGCTTTATTGACTGGTGAATCATTTCCTGTTACAAAGGATGCTGCTAGTATTTTCCCAAAGAGGGAAGACATCCCCGTGGGCGATCGACTAAATTTAGCCTATTCTTCATCTACAGTGATTAAAGGCAGAGCAAGAGGTATTGTTATCAGAACAGGCCTTGAGACTgaaattggtaaaattgCTAAATCTTTACAATCTAATGTTGGGCTTATctctaaaaattcaaacttttcattttacaaaaactTATACATCACATTGAAACAATCTATTGGTGCATTCCTGGGCATCACTATAGGTACACCTCTACACAGAAAATTATCCTTATTAGCAGTTATTCTATTTGGTATAGCTGTTATCTTCGCCATCGTTGTCTTGGCATCTCAAGAATTCAAAGTAGATCAAGGTGTTGCAGTCTATGCTATATGTGTGGCTCTTTCAATGATCCCATCAAGTTTGGTAGTTGTGCTTACTATTACAATGTCTGTAGGTACGGGGGTCATGGCTTCGAGACATGTTATTGTCAGGAAATTAGATTCTCTAGAAGCTCTTGGCTCCGTTAATGATATTTGTTCAGATAAAACTGGTACTTTAACTCAAGGTAAAATGATCGCAAAACAAATTTGGGTACCTACATTTGGTACACTTCATGTTGTGGATTCCAATGATCCCATAAACCCGGAAGTTGGTGACATCAATTTTGTATCCAAACTTTCTCCCTGGGAATTTACTcacaatgatgatgaagacgTTGgcatatcaaaaaatttcagaaagATGTTTAATCAAAAGCAACTACCATCAGTCGAACTATTTAAGAAGTGGCTCAATACAGCAACTTTAGCTAATATTGCCACTGTTTTTCGAGATTCACATACCAATGAATGGACCGCTCATGGTGATCCTACTGAAATTGCTATCCAAGTTTTTGCTACAAGATTAGACTCAACAAAACCGCAGCTGACAGGCGAAAAGAATAAGGAAAATAACACTGAATCCTCTGAATCTTCTGAATTTACAACTCCAATCAATGATTTATTCGATTCACAATACCCTTTTACTCATTATTCCGAGTTTCCTTTTGATTCTACAATAAAAAGAATGTCTGCAgtttataaaaataacgaaaataaAAGCTTTGATGTCTTTTCTAAAGGTGCCTTCGAAAGTATGTCAAAATGCTGCAAATATTGGTATACAGATAATGCCAAGGTCGAAGAATTATCTGAAGCTAACTTAAACTTCATTATGAAAAACGTAGAGGCTTTATCCTCCGAGGGATTGAGGGTCTTGGCCTTTGCAACAAAATCAATCCCATCTCAAGATATAAATGAGGATATTAAACTAAAAATTTCGAAAGATCGTAAATTCGTCGAAAcagatttgatatttcaagGGTTGATTGGTATCTACGATCCACCTAGACCCGAGACTGCTGGTGCcgttaaaaaatttcataatgCCGGTATCAACGTTCGTATGCTTACAGGTGATTTTCCGGGTACAGCAAGAGCAATTGCTTTGGAAATCGGGATTTTACCAAGGAATTTGTATCATTATTCCGAAGAAGTTAAGAATATTATGGTTATGACTGGCTCGCAATTTGATCATTTgactgatgaagaaatcgaTCAGTTGCCAGTGTTGCCACTAGTTATTGCACGTTGCTCCCCACAAACAAAAGTCAGAATGATAGAAGCTTTGCACCGTAGGAACGCTTTCTGTGCAATGACTGGTGATGGTGTCAATGACTCTccatctttgaaattggcCAATGTTGGGATTGCAATGGGCGTTAACGGATCAGATGTAGCTAAGGATGCTTCGGACATTGTTTTAAGCGATGACAACTTTGCATCAATCTTTAATGCTGTGGAAGAAGGTAGAAGAATGAGTGATAATATTCAGAAGTTTGTTTTACAATTGCTCGCCGAAAATGTTGCACAGGCAATTTATCTATTGTGCGGTTTGGCTTTTAAAGGCAAAGATGGTAAATCAGTATTCCCACTATCTCCTGTTGAAGTTCTTTGGATTATTGTGGTTACTTCTTGCTTTCCAGCAATGGGTTTAGGGCTAGAAAAGGCTGCTCCTGATTTGATGGACAGACCTccaaatgattcaaaagCCGGTATTTTTACCTGGGAGGTAATAATTGACATGATGGTATATGGGGTAATCATGGCTGTTTGTTGTATGGCTTCTTTCACCTCAGTAGTTTACGGTGTCTTTGATGGATATTTAGGTCATAACTGTAATGACAAATTCACTGAATCCTGTAATGAGGTGTTTAAAGGTCGTTCCGCTGCTTTTGCCACGATGACTTGGTGTGCGTTGATTCTTGCCTGGGAAGTTGTCGATTTGAGAAGGTCTTTCTTCAGAATGCAACCAGAAAGTGATGAGCGTGtcaaagatttttttaGAGATGTTTGGAGCAACCAGTTTTTATTCTGGTCCATTGTCTTTGGATTTGTATCTACATTCCCAATTGTTTATATCCCAGTGATTAATACCGCCGTCTTCTTACATACACCCAGTGGCGCTGGTTGGGGTTTTGCCTTCGCCTTTACAACAGCCTTTTGGATTTGTTGTGagttatataaatatgccAAGAGACATTATTTCAGAAATGGACTGAGAGCTATAAACCCTGAAGGTGATCTAGAAAAGAGGGGTATCAAGGATCCTTTCGAAGCTTACAGTACATCCACGACGTTACAAAGTGATTTTCTCGTTAGGGAAAAAGcctaa
- the RSM10 gene encoding mitochondrial 37S ribosomal protein uS10m (similar to Saccharomyces cerevisiae RSM10 (YDR041W); ancestral locus Anc_3.278) produces the protein MLHRSIFTRLQSTAAKPIPVNLQAIYHDPLKLPILHGHLKADLQFRSYEIENLKLYTDFIQRVAFYLGIPMTGPKPLPTRRERWTVIRSPFVHAKSKENFERSTHKRLLRVWDTNDDLLEFFIAYITKHSVAGVGLKCNVYKREKVQLDWDHEKIPKIEDNQNDLVNSKIIELLNDPKFK, from the coding sequence ATGTTGCACAGGTCTATATTCACAAGACTCCAGTCAACAGCAGCAAAACCAATACCTGTGAACTTACAAGCAATATATCATGACCCTTTGAAATTACCTATACTTCATGGTCATTTGAAAGCTGACTTACAATTCAGGTCATACGAAATAGAGAACCTTAAACTCTATACTGATTTCATACAAAGAGTGGCCTTCTATTTGGGCATACCAATGACCGGTCCAAAGCCTTTGCCCACAAGAAGAGAAAGGTGGACGGTTATTAGATCTCCTTTTGTTCACGCAAAAtctaaagaaaattttgaaagatctACACACAAGAGACTGTTAAGAGTCTGGGACACAAATGACGATTTATTGGAATTCTTCATAGCTTATATTACTAAACATTCAGTTGCTGGGGTTGGTTTAAAATGTAATGTTTATAAAAGGGAAAAAGTCCAATTAGATTGGGATCATGAAAAAATTCCCAAAATTGAGGATAATCAGAACGATTTAGTCAATTCTAAAATAATAGAGTTGTTGAACGATCcgaaattcaaataa
- the KAFR0A01080 gene encoding uncharacterized protein has protein sequence MITITYNQILICSFYILLKCSWFFVIRVPIILLRLTSRHIRRTLLDFSEASIKLSEDSERISIFKVLYILINNNIHLLSILTFIFLKYLFLPKSKQHEELTKIRKYTKAFNTAHNSISATNIGDKSHAVRTTQRVIPAARLKRESQRKYRQFHSRNVSKTCPYVGLVYRRDGVHSYSTIAISFIHWKKDQR, from the coding sequence ATGATAACAATTACATATAACCAAATCTTGATTTGctctttttatattctaTTGAAATGTTCCTGGTTTTTTGTGATAAGAGTTCCTATAATACTATTGAGATTAACTTCAAGGCATATAAGACGAACTTTACTTGATTTTTCAGAGGCTAGTATTAAACTCAGTGAAGACTCTGAAAGGATATCCATATTTAAAGTGTTATACATCcttatcaataataatattcacTTACTATCAATTTTAACTTTTATCTTCCTAAAATATCTATTTCTACCCAAATCAAAGCAACATGAAGAGCTTACAAAGATTAGAAAATACACAAAAGCTTTCAATACAGCACATAATTCAATAAGTGCTACCAACATAGGGGATAAATCACATGCTGTGAGGACTACTCAGAGGGTTATACCGGCTGCAAGACTCAAAAGGGAATCACAACGAAAGTACAGACAATTCCATTCAAGGAATGTATCGAAGACATGCCCTTACGTAGGGTTAGTATATAGAAGGGATGGAGTTCATTCATACTCGACAATCGCAATATCTTTTATCCATTGGAAAAAAGACCAGcgttaa
- the NRG1 gene encoding transcriptional regulator NRG1 (similar to Saccharomyces cerevisiae NRG2 (YBR066C) and NRG1 (YDR043C); ancestral locus Anc_3.281), with translation MFSAVAHVYSMGISNTLLDSSDVSYFYPKSDRASLSYDNEAKFETLLPAVKASLSEIEEAAKVKLNTITYRYLVNSSLENKNINIETFEKPNIERKHRLSPLSSRNFSVESMNSDLSSITFDRSYSNSSSSTSSALDDFPKVSNKRQYRRTPQRDSIKKKMLRESLEQRRKYICKTCSKGFTTSGHLARHNRIHTGEKNHECPFEGCQQRFSRQDNCLQHYRTHFKSIMPNYKDECTEGEIFRPQKTFT, from the coding sequence ATGTTTTCTGCAGTTGCTCACGTTTACAGTATGGGTATTTCAAACACCCTACTGGATTCCTCTGATGTGTCATATTTTTACCCTAAATCAGATCGTGCTTCATTATCTTACGATAATGAAGctaaatttgaaactttaCTGCCCGCTGTCAAGGCATCATTAagtgaaattgaagaagctgCTAAAGTGAAACTAAATACAATAACGTATCGCTATTTAGTAAATAGCTCgttagaaaataaaaatatcaatattgaaacatttgaaaaaccAAACATAGAGAGAAAACATAGGCTTTCTCCGCTGTCTTCGAGAAATTTCTCCGTTGAAAGTATGAACAGCGATCTCAGTTCTATTACCTTTGATAGAAGCTATTCAAATAGTTCCTCCTCAACGAGCTCAGCTTTAGATGATTTTCCAAAAGTGTCAAATAAAAGACAATATAGACGTACTCCACAACGCGATTCAattaagaagaaaatgctCCGTGAAAGTTTGGAGCAGAGAAGAAAGTATATCTGTAAGACTTGCTCGAAGGGCTTCACTACGTCAGGCCATCTTGCAAGACACAATAGAATACACACTGGTGAGAAAAATCATGAATGTCCTTTTGAAGGTTGTCAGCAACGATTTAGTAGACAGGATAATTGTTTACAACACTACAGAACACATTTCAAAAGTATTATGCCAAATTACAAGGATGAATGTACTGAAGGTGAAATTTTCCGTCCACAGAAGACATTCACCTAG
- the HEM13 gene encoding coproporphyrinogen oxidase (similar to Saccharomyces cerevisiae HEM13 (YDR044W); ancestral locus Anc_3.282), which yields MPAPKDPKNLTIRKQMEELIRRKQIEITQGLESLDTVKFHPDSWTRGNDGGGGTSMVIQDGSTFEKGGVNISVVYGELTPGAVIAMKADHKNLKLPEDPVTGLPKSEGVRFFACGLSMVIHPKNPHAPTTHANYRYFETWNEDGTPQTWWFGGGADLTPSYLYEEDAEHFHTLHKQALDKHDTELYPRWKKWADEYYYITHRGETRGIGGTFFDDFDDRDPQEILKIVEDSFDAFLPSYLPIIERRKDMPFTEEEKQWQLIRRGRYVEFNIMYDRGTQFGLRTPGSRVESIMMTLPAHASWVYNHHPAPGSREEKLMQATTKPREWAK from the coding sequence ATGCCGGCACCAAAAGACCCTAAAAATCTTACCATTAGAAAACAGATGGAAGAATTAATCCGTCGTAagcaaattgaaatcacGCAAGGTCTAGAATCCTTGGATACTGTAAAGTTCCACCCAGATTCATGGACCCGTGGTAATgatggtggtggtggtacCTCCATGGTGATTCAAGATGGTAGCACTTTCGAAAAAGGTGGTGTCAACATTTCTGTTGTTTATGGTGAATTAACACCAGGTGCTGTTATTGCCATGAAAGCTGACCACAAGAACTTAAAACTACCAGAAGATCCTGTTACAGGTTTACCAAAGTCCGAAGGTGTTAGATTTTTCGCTTGTGGTTTAAGTATGGTTATTCACCCAAAAAATCCCCATGCACCAACTACTCATGCTAATTATAGATATTTCGAAACATGGAATGAAGATGGTACACCACAAACTTGGTGGTTTGGTGGTGGTGCTGATTTAACCCCATCTTATCTTTACGAAGAAGATGCTGAACATTTCCACACTTTACACAAACAAGCTCTTGACAAGCACGACACTGAGTTGTATCCACGCTGGAAAAAGTGGGCCGATGAGTACTATTATATTACCCACCGTGGTGAAACTCGTGGTATTGGTGGTACTTTCTTCGACGATTTTGATGACAGAGATCCACAAGAGATTTTAAAGATTGTTGAGGATTCGTTCGATGCTTTCTTACCATCCTATTTACCAATCATtgagagaagaaaagatatgCCATTCACTGAGGAAGAAAAGCAATGGCAATTAATTAGACGTGGTAGATACGttgaattcaatattatGTACGATAGAGGTACTCAATTCGGTTTAAGAACTCCAGGTTCAAGAGTTGAATCTATCATGATGACTTTACCTGCTCATGCCTCATGGGTATACAATCATCATCCAGCTCCGGGTTCAAgggaagaaaaattgatgcaAGCAACTACGAAGCCAAGAGAATGGGCTAAATAG
- the RPC11 gene encoding DNA-directed RNA polymerase III core subunit RPC11 (similar to Saccharomyces cerevisiae RPC11 (YDR045C); ancestral locus Anc_3.283), translated as MLSFCPVCNNMLLVSLADSGIYTLKCHSCPYEFPIEGIEIYDRKKLPRKEVDDVLGGGWDNVDQTKVQCPNYDKCAGESAYFFQLQIRSADEPMTTFYKCVNCGHRWKEN; from the coding sequence ATGTTGTCCTTTTGTCCAGTTTGTAATAATATGTTACTTGTCTCGTTGGCAGATTCAGGTATCTACACTTTAAAATGTCATTCTTGTCCATACGAATTCCCTATTGAAGGCATCGAAATCTACgatagaaagaaattacCAAGAAAAGAAGTAGATGACGTGCTCGGTGGTGGTTGGGATAATGTCGACCAAACTAAAGTTCAATGTCCAAATTATGATAAATGTGCTGGTGAAAGTGcctatttctttcaattacAAATTAGATCTGCGGATGAGCCTATGACAACTTTCTATAAGTGTGTTAATTGTGGTCATAGATGGAAAGAAAACTGA
- the BAP3 gene encoding amino acid transporter BAP3 (similar to Saccharomyces cerevisiae BAP2 (YBR068C) and BAP3 (YDR046C); ancestral locus Anc_3.284): MQGKSSNDEFVLTEVSSSPKTTPQHSKSSYEPASRQDSTMIHRFVNSFKRAEQPPLKQDSDLEEDTDTIVTDTQLKKTMKSRHVVMMSLGTGIGTGLLVANAQGLHKAGPAPLVIAYGMVSFVTYFMIQAAGEMAVVYPTLPGNFNAYISTFISKPFGFATVWLFFIQWLTVLPLELITAAMTVQYWNDSINADVYVVIFYVFLLFIHFFGVKAYGETEFIFNLCKILFVGGFIIFSIVVNVGGAGNSGYIGAKYWHDPGAFTSDTNAGRFKGVCYVLVTAYFSYGGMELFALSVNEQENPRRSTPTAAKQSIYRIVVIYLLTMILVGFNVPSNSNELMGSGGSVTHASPYVLAASIHGVKVVPHIVNAVILISLISVGNSALYAAPRLMCALAQQGFAPKFMDYVDREGRPLFALIVCSVFGVIGFVACSSKEEQVFNWLAAIAGLAELFTWSGIMISHIRFRQAMKLQNKSLDEVGYKSPFGVYGSYFGVFFNLLVFVAQFWVALAPPMYTEMSADTFFESYLAFPIFFAFYFGYMIWKRDFTLFSDLESVDLDYHRRIYDPELVKQEDEEKKEMLKNSPMWKRMYYFWC, encoded by the coding sequence ATGCAAGGAAAATCAAGCAACGATGAGTTTGTCTTGACCGAGGTAAGCTCATCTCCAAAGACCACCCCACAACATTCAAAGAGTTCCTACGAGCCTGCTTCAAGACAAGATTCTACAATGATACACAGATTCGTAAACTCTTTCAAAAGAGCTGAACAACCACCTTTAAAACAAGATTCagatttagaagaagatacTGATACAATTGTCACCGACACTCAACTAAAGAAAACTATGAAATCAAGACACGTCGTCATGATGTCTTTAGGTACAGGTATTGGTACCGGTCTTCTTGTCGCTAACGCTCAAGGTTTACATAAAGCAGGTCCTGCTCCATTAGTCATTGCATACGGAATGGTTTCTTTTGTCACCTATTTCATGATTCAAGCTGCAGGTGAAATGGCTGTGGTTTATCCTACTTTACCAGGTAATTTCAACGCTTATATCTCCACTTTTATCTCAAAACCTTTTGGTTTTGCTACAGTTTGGCTATTCTTCATCCAATGGTTGACAGTCTTACCTCTAGAATTGATTACTGCTGCGATGACTGTGCAATATTGGAATGATTCAATCAATGCAGACGTTTACGTCGTTATCTTCTACGTCTTCCTTCTATTCATCCATTTCTTCGGTGTCAAAGCTTACGGTGAAACtgaattcattttcaatctctGTAAGATTCTATTCGTAGGAGGttttatcatcttttcCATCGTAGTCAACGTTGGTGGTGCAGGTAACAGTGGTTATATCGGTGCTAAATACTGGCATGATCCTGGTGCTTTTACATCTGACACCAATGCTGGCAGATTTAAAGGTGTCTGTTACGTCTTAGTAACagcatatttttcttacGGTGGTATGGAATTATTCGCCCTATCAGTTaatgaacaagaaaatcCTAGAAGATCCACTCCAACTGCTGCAAAACAATCTATTTATCGTATTGTTGTTATCTACTTATTAACAATGATCCTTGTCGGTTTCAACGTTCCAAGCAATAGTAATGAATTAATGGGTTCAGGTGGTTCTGTCACTCACGCTTCTCCTTACGTCCTAGCAGCTTCTATCCATGGTGTCAAGGTTGTCCCTCACATTGTTAATGCAGTTATTTTAATCTCTTTGATTTCTGTCGGTAACTCTGCCTTATATGCAGCTCCAAGATTAATGTGTGCTTTAGCTCAACAAGGTTTTGCCCCAAAATTCATGGATTACGTTGATAGAGAAGGTAGACCTTTATTTGCATTAATTGTCTGTTCCGTCTTCGGTGTCATTGGTTTCGTTGCATGTTCCTCAAAGGAAGAACAAGTCTTCAACTGGTTAGCTGCCATTGCTGGTTTAGCCGAATTATTCACTTGGTCAGGTATCATGATCTCTCATATTCGTTTCAGGCAAGCAatgaaattacaaaataaatCCTTGGATGAAGTTGGATATAAATCTCCATTTGGCGTATACGGTTCATATTTCGGTgtctttttcaatctcCTAGTTTTCGTAGCTCAATTCTGGGTCGCTCTAGCTCCACCAATGTACACTGAAATGTCTGCTGATACTTTCTTCGAAAGTTATTTGGCTTTCCCAATCTTTTTCGCTTTCTATTTCGGTTACATGATTTGGAAGAGAGATTTCACTCTATTTTCAGATTTAGAATCCGTCGATCTAGATTATCATAGAAGAATCTACGATCCTGAATTAGTCAAACaagaggatgaagaaaagaaggaaatgCTGAAGAACTCTCCTATGTGGAAGAGAATGTACTATTTCTGGTGttaa